Genomic DNA from Bacteroides zhangwenhongii:
AATTCGGTTAAGGCAGCGCCCACATTTATCTTGATACGTTCCGCCATACGTTCGCTGACTTTCACGTTATGCTGACGGCTCATGTATTCACGGATGTCTTCCGTCAGATCATCACCCGCCACACGGATGGAGTTATTGGAAACAATACCTCCCAAAGAGATAACGGCAATTTCCGTAGAACCACCACCTATGTCCACAATCATATTCCCTTCCGGAGCCTCTACGTCAATGCCGATACCAATAGCCGCAGCCATCGGTTCGAAGATCAGATAGACATCCCGTCCGCCGGCATGTTCGGCAGAGTCACGAACGGCACGGAGTTCAACTTCCGTACTTCCCGAAGGAACACCGATCACCATACGAAGAGAGGGTGAGAATAAGTGATTGCGTGTATTCACCCGCTTAATCAAACCGCGCATCATCTGCTCGCAAGCGTAGAAGTCGGCAATCACACCATCTCTCAACGGACGGATAGTGCGTATGTTTTCGTGGGTCTTTTCGTGCATCAACTTCGCCTTTTCCCCCACGGCTATCATCTTATCCGTACGACGGTCCAAAGCCACAACCGAAGGCTCATCCACCACGATTTTCCCGTTCGTGATGATGATGGTATTGGCTGTACCCAAGTCCATCGCTATTTCTTGTGTAAAAGAGAACAATCCCATTCTTAATTATTATTTTTAGTGTTTAAAATGACGGATACCGGTAGTCACCATCGCCATACCATGCTCATTGCAATAAGCAAAAGACAAATCATCTTTTACCGAGCCGCCCGGTTGGATTACTGCCGTAATACCTTCCTTATCCGCAATTTCCACACAATCGGGGAAAGGGAAGAAGGCATCCGAAGCCATCACCGCGCCATTCAAGTCGAATCCGAACGACTTAGCTTTTTCAATTGCTTGTTTCAATGCATCTACACGTGAGGTCTGTCCGACACCGCTTGCGAGAAGCTGCTTGCCTTTTGCCAATACAATGGCGTTTGACTTACTGTTCTTCACAATCTTGTTAGCAAACAACATATCTTCCACCTCTTCCGGAGTAGGAGCTTTGTCTGTTACAGTTTTGAGGTCGGCTACCGTTTCAATATTAGTATCTTTATCCTGCACCAATACGCCATTCAGCAAAGCACGGAATTGCTTCTTCGGCAATTTGGCTTCCTTGCGAACGAGAATGATGCGGTTCTTTTTCTGTCCAAGGATTTCGAGTGCGTCCACATCATAATCCGGTGCGATAATCACTTCAAAGAAAATCTTGTTGATTTCTTCGGCTGCTTCTTTGTCAACAACCCCATTTGTAATCAACACGCCTCCGAAAGCGGAAACAGGATCACCGGCCAATGCATCTTTCCATGCATCCAGCACAGTAGACCGTGAAGCCAGA
This window encodes:
- a CDS encoding rod shape-determining protein: MGLFSFTQEIAMDLGTANTIIITNGKIVVDEPSVVALDRRTDKMIAVGEKAKLMHEKTHENIRTIRPLRDGVIADFYACEQMMRGLIKRVNTRNHLFSPSLRMVIGVPSGSTEVELRAVRDSAEHAGGRDVYLIFEPMAAAIGIGIDVEAPEGNMIVDIGGGSTEIAVISLGGIVSNNSIRVAGDDLTEDIREYMSRQHNVKVSERMAERIKINVGAALTELGEGAPEDYIVHGPNRITALPMEVPVCYQEVAHCLEKSISKIETAILSALESTPPELYADIVHNGIYLSGGGALLRGLDKRLTDKINIPFHIAEDPLHAVAKGTGVALKNVDRFSFLMR